A genome region from Bordetella genomosp. 10 includes the following:
- the rng gene encoding ribonuclease G, which translates to MPSSTVLPQEDILINVTPFETRVAIIEQGAVQELHVERSIQRGQVGNVYLGRVVRVLPGMQSAFVDIGLERAAFIHIADLRENRSERSQGLTPTPIEKLLFEGQTLMVQVIKDPLGTKGARLSTQISIAGRMLVYLPHDPHIGISQKIESETERVQLRERLHALVPADEKGGFIVRTQAEGATDEELQADLEYLRKLWSSVQAQARTQPAPTVLHQDLTLAQRVLRDMVGPRTGTIRVDSRTTTVSLIEWAKLYTPSVVERITHYSGERPLFDMANVDEEIARALSRRVDLKSGGYLIIDQTEALTTVDVNTGGFVGGRNFDDTIFKTNLEAAQAIARQLRLRNLGGIVILDFIDMEDPEHRETVLAELRKALARDRTRMTVNGFTQLGLVEMTRKRTRDSLAHQLCEPCPTCQSRGHVRTARTVCYEILREILREARQFNPKEFRILASQEVVDLFLEEESPHLAMLGDFVGKKVSLEVEAAYNQEQYDLILI; encoded by the coding sequence ATGCCCTCTAGCACCGTGCTGCCTCAGGAAGACATACTGATCAACGTCACCCCCTTCGAAACCCGCGTCGCCATCATCGAGCAAGGGGCGGTCCAGGAACTGCACGTGGAGCGCAGCATCCAGCGGGGCCAGGTTGGCAACGTCTATCTCGGCCGGGTCGTCCGCGTCCTGCCCGGCATGCAAAGCGCCTTCGTCGACATCGGGCTGGAGCGCGCCGCCTTCATCCATATCGCCGACCTGCGCGAAAACCGCAGCGAGCGCAGCCAGGGCCTGACGCCCACCCCTATCGAAAAGCTGCTGTTCGAGGGGCAGACGCTGATGGTGCAGGTGATCAAGGATCCCCTCGGCACGAAGGGCGCGCGCCTGTCGACCCAGATCAGCATCGCCGGCCGCATGCTGGTCTACCTGCCGCACGATCCCCATATCGGGATCTCGCAGAAGATCGAGTCGGAAACGGAACGGGTACAACTGCGCGAACGCCTGCATGCGCTGGTGCCCGCCGACGAGAAAGGCGGCTTCATCGTCCGCACCCAGGCCGAGGGGGCCACCGACGAGGAACTGCAGGCCGATCTCGAATACCTGCGCAAGCTGTGGTCCAGCGTGCAGGCCCAGGCGCGCACCCAGCCGGCCCCGACCGTGCTGCACCAGGACCTGACGCTGGCCCAGCGGGTGTTGCGCGACATGGTCGGCCCGCGCACCGGCACCATCCGCGTCGATTCGCGCACCACCACGGTCAGCCTGATCGAATGGGCCAAGCTGTACACGCCTTCCGTGGTGGAACGGATCACCCACTACAGCGGCGAGCGGCCGCTGTTCGACATGGCCAACGTCGACGAGGAAATCGCGCGGGCGCTGTCGCGCCGCGTCGACCTGAAGTCCGGCGGCTACCTGATCATCGACCAGACCGAAGCGTTGACGACGGTCGACGTGAACACCGGCGGTTTCGTCGGCGGCCGCAATTTCGACGACACCATCTTCAAGACCAACCTGGAGGCGGCACAGGCCATCGCCCGCCAGTTGCGGCTGCGCAACCTGGGCGGCATCGTGATCCTGGACTTCATCGACATGGAAGACCCGGAGCACCGCGAGACCGTGCTGGCCGAGCTGCGCAAGGCCCTGGCGCGCGACCGCACGCGCATGACGGTCAACGGCTTCACGCAACTGGGCCTGGTGGAGATGACGCGCAAGCGGACGCGCGATTCGCTGGCGCACCAATTGTGCGAGCCCTGCCCCACCTGCCAGTCGCGCGGCCACGTGCGCACCGCGCGCACGGTCTGCTATGAAATCCTGCGCGAGATCCTGCGCGAGGCGCGCCAGTTCAATCCCAAGGAATTCCGCATCCTGGCCTCGCAGGAGGTAGTGGATCTGTTCCTGGAAGAAGAAAGCCCGCACCTCGCCATGCTGGGCGATTTCGTGGGCAAGAAGGTGTCCCTGGAAGTCGAGGCCGCCTATAACCAGGAACAGTACGACCTGATCCTGATCTGA
- a CDS encoding dicarboxylate/amino acid:cation symporter, which yields MIDADNIEVPGKPHKWYQILYVQVIIAIVIGILLGHYKPELGEAMRPLGDGFIKLVKLIIAPVIFLTVVTGIAGMSDLKRVGRVAGKAFIYFLTFSTIALIVGILVSHVAQPGVGMHIDPATLDGKKVAGYVTKAHDSTVTGFLMNIIPSSLAGPFVTGDILQVLFVSVLFGVALALVGERGRPIYNLLTSLSIPVFKMVAILMRAAPIGAFGAMAFTIGAYGIKSVINLAALVGTFYATSILFVLVVLGGVARYNGFSIVKLVRYIREELLLVLGTSSSEAALPSLMQKLERAGSPKSVVGLVVPTGYSFNLDGTNIYMTMAAMFIAQACDIHLTWSQQILLLLVAMVSSKGAAGVTGSGFITLAATLTVIPDLPVAGMALILGVDRFMSECRALTNLVGNACATVVVARWEGELDEPALHAALNGDPVPATVTASATSSH from the coding sequence ATGATAGACGCAGACAACATCGAAGTCCCGGGCAAGCCGCACAAGTGGTACCAGATTCTCTATGTGCAAGTAATCATCGCCATCGTCATCGGCATCCTGCTGGGCCATTACAAACCTGAATTGGGCGAGGCCATGCGGCCGCTGGGCGACGGCTTCATCAAGCTGGTGAAGCTCATCATCGCGCCGGTGATCTTCCTGACGGTGGTGACCGGCATCGCCGGCATGAGCGACCTCAAGCGCGTGGGCCGCGTCGCCGGCAAGGCCTTCATCTATTTCCTGACCTTCTCCACCATCGCGCTGATCGTCGGCATCCTGGTCAGCCACGTGGCGCAGCCGGGCGTGGGCATGCACATCGACCCCGCCACGCTGGACGGCAAGAAGGTGGCCGGCTACGTGACCAAGGCGCACGATTCGACCGTCACCGGCTTCCTGATGAACATCATCCCCAGTTCGCTGGCCGGCCCCTTCGTGACCGGCGACATCCTGCAGGTGCTGTTCGTCTCCGTGCTGTTCGGCGTGGCGCTGGCCCTGGTGGGCGAGCGCGGCCGTCCCATCTACAACCTGCTGACGTCCCTGAGCATCCCCGTCTTCAAGATGGTCGCCATCCTGATGCGCGCGGCGCCCATCGGCGCGTTCGGGGCCATGGCCTTCACCATCGGCGCCTATGGCATCAAGTCGGTGATCAACCTGGCGGCCCTCGTCGGCACCTTCTACGCCACCTCCATCCTGTTCGTGCTGGTCGTGCTGGGCGGGGTCGCGCGCTACAACGGCTTCTCCATCGTCAAGCTGGTGCGCTATATCCGCGAAGAGCTGCTGCTGGTGCTGGGCACCAGCTCGTCGGAAGCCGCCCTGCCTTCCCTGATGCAGAAGTTGGAGCGCGCCGGCTCGCCCAAGTCGGTGGTCGGCCTGGTCGTGCCCACGGGTTATTCCTTCAACCTCGACGGCACCAACATCTACATGACGATGGCCGCGATGTTCATCGCGCAGGCCTGCGATATCCACCTGACCTGGTCGCAGCAGATCCTGCTGCTGCTGGTGGCGATGGTGAGTTCCAAGGGCGCGGCGGGCGTGACGGGCTCCGGCTTCATCACGCTGGCCGCCACGCTGACCGTGATTCCCGATCTGCCGGTCGCCGGCATGGCGCTGATTCTCGGCGTGGACCGCTTCATGTCGGAATGCCGCGCGCTGACCAACCTGGTCGGCAACGCCTGCGCCACCGTGGTCGTGGCGCGTTGGGAAGGCGAGTTGGACGAGCCCGCGCTGCACGCCGCCCTCAATGGCGATCCCGTGCCCGCGACCGTCACGGCCTCCGCCACCAGCTCGCATTGA
- a CDS encoding NEL-type E3 ubiquitin ligase domain-containing protein, whose product MPSAIGATCRARYGRWNCATRAGCGSRPPCCRRTWPSWTCPTAIWDARRPFSWTSCARWTVSSRCRSGRRTWIRCRGSAAGFVRWISPAIAFAGFRRICRRGWCSCTPRATRWNRCPRAWTNFPPACAACSCGRRRPRIWRCRRPCGGTVIWPSTWGPCRRRLRRAPRSCCAICCGLYCCPRPRNAPRYREAAERWDAICRELFAAPGAGAWDDTPGGDNPALAGDAIPAREATAFHSFLQRLTQVPAYRKHEHFRNGIRDWLVDLAFRPALRETTLGACREANETCSDRVVLAYNRLAIHRLNSDIDEGLLDGNIPRVLDIARQVYTLGVLSDVAAQLVHEIRRHSVEAVVRQAGQAGQAGQGGRSRASSRVGDDAIDGFDYLPDGELLSVDLMAAPDALGQLDELEHRIDIRTDRDFVLDELEIHLAVLCLVCGPDALDLWALAPERMTLDSSQVDGPRVRSMAMAEVQRRGEQEFPAFLVLDYPPWTGLLKRQAAEAYARADARRYEALETAYEAELDAAMRALALAGADGAVRDDARKDAGPAVARRMQLALLLPVTMDLLESASANGAPIRLPFDAGARNGASPLAPTLASASATGWRRV is encoded by the coding sequence ATGCCCTCGGCGATTGGCGCAACATGCCGCGCTCGCTACGGACGCTGGAACTGCGCAACCCGCGCGGGATGCGGTTCGAGGCCGCCATGTTGCCGGCGGACCTGGCCGAGCTGGACCTGTCCTACTGCGATCTGGGACGCGCGCCGGCCGTTTTCCTGGACAAGCTGTGCGCGTTGGACCGTCTCGTCACGCTGTCGCTCAGGGAGACGAACCTGGATACGCTGCCGCGGCTCGGCGGCGGGGTTCGTTCGCTGGATATCTCCGGCAATCGCTTTCGCGGGATTCCGGCGAATCTGCCGGCGGGGCTGGTGTTCCTGTACGCCGCGGGCAACCCGCTGGAATCGCTGCCCGCGAGCATGGACGAACTTCCCGCCGGCTTGCGCGGCCTGTTCCTGCGGTCGGCGGCGACCGCGCATCTGGAGGTGCCGGAGGCCTTGCGGCGGAACCGTTATTTGGCCATCGACCTGGGGGCCGTGCCGACGCCGGCTTCGACGCGCACCGAGATCCTGCTGCGCGATCTGCTGCGGTCTTTATTGTTGTCCTCGCCCCCGGAATGCCCCGCGCTATCGGGAGGCGGCCGAGCGGTGGGACGCGATATGCCGCGAACTGTTCGCGGCGCCCGGCGCCGGTGCATGGGACGACACCCCAGGGGGCGACAACCCTGCCTTGGCCGGGGACGCCATCCCCGCCCGCGAAGCGACGGCCTTCCATTCCTTCCTGCAGCGCCTGACGCAGGTTCCCGCCTACCGGAAACACGAACATTTCCGCAACGGCATACGCGACTGGCTGGTCGATCTCGCGTTTCGCCCGGCGCTGCGGGAGACCACGCTGGGCGCCTGTCGCGAGGCGAATGAAACCTGCTCCGACCGGGTGGTGCTGGCCTACAATCGCCTGGCGATCCATCGCCTGAACAGCGACATCGACGAAGGCCTGCTGGACGGGAATATCCCCCGGGTGCTCGACATCGCGAGACAGGTCTACACCCTCGGGGTGCTGAGCGACGTCGCCGCGCAACTGGTGCATGAGATCAGGCGCCATTCCGTCGAGGCCGTGGTCCGGCAAGCCGGGCAGGCAGGGCAGGCTGGACAAGGGGGACGCTCGCGCGCTTCCAGCCGCGTCGGCGACGACGCGATAGACGGCTTCGATTACCTGCCGGACGGCGAACTGCTGAGCGTCGACCTCATGGCGGCGCCCGACGCGCTGGGCCAGCTCGACGAGCTCGAGCATCGGATCGATATCCGCACCGACCGCGATTTCGTGCTGGACGAACTGGAGATCCATCTGGCGGTCCTGTGCCTGGTGTGCGGCCCGGATGCGCTGGACTTGTGGGCGCTCGCGCCGGAACGCATGACGTTGGACTCCAGCCAGGTAGACGGGCCGCGCGTCAGGTCGATGGCGATGGCCGAGGTGCAGCGGCGCGGCGAGCAGGAATTCCCGGCCTTCCTGGTGCTCGACTATCCGCCATGGACCGGCCTGCTCAAGCGCCAGGCGGCCGAGGCATACGCCCGCGCCGACGCGCGGCGCTACGAGGCGCTGGAGACGGCCTACGAGGCGGAGCTCGACGCCGCGATGCGGGCCCTGGCGCTGGCCGGCGCCGACGGCGCGGTCCGCGACGATGCGCGCAAGGACGCCGGCCCGGCGGTGGCGCGGCGCATGCAGTTGGCGCTGTTGCTGCCGGTGACCATGGACCTGCTGGAAAGCGCGTCGGCGAACGGCGCGCCCATCAGGTTGCCCTTCGATGCCGGCGCGCGGAACGGCGCATCACCGCTGGCGCCTACGCTCGCATCCGCATCCGCGACAGGCTGGCGCCGCGTGTAG
- a CDS encoding Maf family protein — translation MTKPHAESARDAPRIYLASASPRRRELLTQIGVAHRVLAVPAPPGEDEPRHAGEAAEIYVRRTAREKAERGVRYLRDQALPALPLLAADTTVILDGDVLGKPADRADAIDILRRLSGRAHQVHTAVVVAAAGALHEAVSVTEVRLRALSQQDIERYCDSGEPFGKAGAYGIQGLAGVFVAHIAGSYTGVMGLPVFETAELLGRAGIALP, via the coding sequence GTGACGAAGCCCCATGCCGAATCCGCGCGAGACGCGCCCCGTATCTACCTGGCCTCGGCGAGCCCGCGCCGCCGCGAACTGCTGACCCAGATCGGCGTGGCCCATCGCGTCCTGGCGGTGCCCGCGCCGCCGGGAGAAGACGAGCCGCGCCATGCCGGCGAGGCGGCGGAAATCTACGTGCGCCGCACCGCCCGCGAAAAAGCCGAACGGGGCGTGCGCTACCTGCGCGACCAGGCCCTGCCCGCCCTGCCGCTGCTGGCGGCGGACACCACGGTCATCCTGGACGGCGACGTGCTGGGCAAGCCCGCCGACCGCGCCGACGCCATCGACATCCTGCGGCGCCTGTCCGGCCGCGCGCATCAGGTGCACACCGCCGTGGTGGTGGCCGCCGCCGGCGCGCTGCACGAAGCGGTATCGGTCACCGAAGTCCGCCTGCGTGCGCTCAGCCAACAGGACATCGAACGCTATTGCGACAGCGGCGAACCCTTCGGCAAGGCCGGCGCCTATGGCATCCAGGGATTGGCGGGGGTTTTCGTCGCGCATATCGCCGGCAGCTACACCGGGGTGATGGGACTGCCGGTATTCGAGACGGCCGAACTGCTGGGCCGTGCCGGCATCGCGCTGCCCTGA
- the rlmH gene encoding 23S rRNA (pseudouridine(1915)-N(3))-methyltransferase RlmH — protein sequence MKLIVAAVGNRMPAWVETAWDDYARRLPPDCALELREIKPEPRTSGKTPAQMMAAEARRIEAALPPQALRIALDEHGRDLTTMALSRTLEQWRAGGRDVAFLVGGPDGLDAALKTSCASQIRLSSLTLPHPMVRVVLAEQLYRAWAILSNHPYHRA from the coding sequence GTGAAACTGATCGTCGCCGCCGTCGGCAACCGCATGCCGGCCTGGGTCGAAACGGCCTGGGACGACTATGCGCGGCGCCTGCCGCCCGATTGCGCGCTGGAATTGCGCGAGATCAAGCCGGAGCCCCGCACCAGCGGCAAGACGCCGGCCCAGATGATGGCGGCCGAAGCGCGCCGCATCGAGGCGGCCCTGCCGCCGCAGGCCCTGCGCATCGCCCTGGACGAGCATGGCCGCGACCTGACCACCATGGCGCTGTCGCGCACCCTGGAGCAGTGGCGCGCCGGGGGCCGCGACGTGGCCTTCCTGGTCGGCGGCCCGGACGGCCTGGACGCGGCCCTGAAGACCTCCTGCGCCTCGCAGATCCGGCTGTCGTCCCTGACCCTGCCCCATCCCATGGTGCGGGTGGTGCTGGCCGAGCAGTTGTACCGGGCCTGGGCCATCCTCAGCAATCATCCTTACCACCGCGCCTGA
- the rsfS gene encoding ribosome silencing factor translates to MDIQKLQRAVIDALEDVKAQDIKVFNTTHLTSLFDRVIIASATSNRQTRALAASVSERAREFLKLKPTIEGEDTGEWVVVDLGDIVVHIMQPAIRQYYNLEEIWGGKPVRVKLLPQSTSPALSGNMMGTVSGATYDDGDEF, encoded by the coding sequence ATGGACATACAAAAACTGCAACGCGCCGTCATCGACGCCCTCGAGGACGTCAAGGCGCAAGACATCAAGGTCTTCAACACCACCCACCTGACCAGCCTGTTCGACCGCGTCATCATTGCCAGCGCGACCTCGAACCGGCAGACGCGCGCCCTGGCGGCCAGCGTCAGCGAACGCGCCCGCGAGTTCCTCAAGCTGAAGCCGACCATCGAGGGCGAGGACACGGGCGAATGGGTGGTCGTGGACCTGGGCGACATCGTCGTGCACATCATGCAGCCCGCCATCCGCCAGTACTACAACCTGGAGGAAATCTGGGGCGGCAAGCCGGTGCGCGTCAAGCTGCTGCCGCAATCGACGTCGCCGGCGCTCTCCGGCAACATGATGGGCACGGTGAGCGGCGCCACCTACGACGACGGCGACGAATTCTGA
- the nadD gene encoding nicotinate (nicotinamide) nucleotide adenylyltransferase, giving the protein MKKIGLLGGSFDPVHLAHLALARSALDGLRLDQVQLLPAGQPWQRAPLRASPAQRCEMIRLAIGGMPGLALNTMEVERDGPTYTVDTLRALPPGAAYVWLLGADQLANFCTWHAWEDIVALADLAVATRPGSSLTPPPALAAELERLGRRLQPLPFSDMPVSASEIRRRLAQDLPVDDLLPPAVAEYIRTHHLYHD; this is encoded by the coding sequence TTGAAGAAGATCGGCCTGCTCGGCGGCAGCTTCGATCCGGTGCACCTGGCGCACCTGGCGCTGGCGCGCAGCGCGCTCGACGGCCTGCGCCTGGACCAGGTGCAGTTGCTGCCCGCGGGCCAGCCCTGGCAGCGCGCGCCCCTGCGGGCCAGCCCGGCGCAGCGCTGCGAGATGATCCGCCTGGCGATCGGCGGTATGCCGGGCCTGGCCCTGAACACCATGGAGGTCGAGCGCGACGGCCCCACCTATACGGTGGACACCCTGCGCGCCCTGCCCCCGGGCGCCGCCTACGTGTGGCTGCTGGGCGCCGATCAACTGGCCAATTTCTGCACCTGGCACGCCTGGGAGGACATCGTCGCCCTGGCGGACCTGGCGGTCGCCACCCGGCCGGGCAGCTCGCTGACGCCGCCGCCGGCCCTGGCCGCCGAGCTCGAACGCCTGGGCCGCCGCCTGCAACCGTTGCCTTTTTCCGACATGCCCGTGTCGGCGTCGGAAATCCGGCGCAGACTGGCGCAGGACCTGCCGGTCGACGATCTGCTGCCGCCCGCGGTCGCCGAGTACATCCGCACCCACCATCTCTATCACGACTGA
- the hemF gene encoding oxygen-dependent coproporphyrinogen oxidase gives MNPAPASRLPEALPIGAARDYFTSLQDRIVAALEQADGAAFRSDPWQRPEGGGGRSRLLEGGQLLERAGVLFSHVHGAALPPSASARRPELAGRPWQAMGVSLVLHPRNPYVPTVHMNVRLFVAPARHSGESDVFWFGGGMDLTPYYPYEEDARHFHRTCRDALAPHGADYYPRYKKWCDEYFFLKHRGETRGVGGIFFDDLDEGGFDAAFALVRGVGDAFLPAYMPIVALRRDQAYGERERDFQAYRRGRYVEFNLVYDRGTLFGLQSGGRTESILLSMPPLAQWRYDWQPEAGTPEAVLAGYLKPREWF, from the coding sequence ATGAACCCCGCCCCCGCCTCCCGCTTGCCGGAGGCGCTGCCGATCGGCGCGGCGCGCGACTATTTCACCAGCCTGCAGGACCGCATCGTCGCGGCGCTGGAGCAGGCCGACGGCGCCGCCTTCCGCAGCGATCCCTGGCAGCGCCCGGAAGGCGGCGGCGGGCGTTCGCGCCTGCTGGAAGGCGGCCAGTTGCTGGAACGGGCGGGCGTCCTGTTCAGCCACGTGCACGGCGCCGCCCTGCCGCCCTCGGCCAGCGCCCGCCGGCCCGAGCTGGCGGGACGCCCGTGGCAGGCCATGGGGGTGTCGCTGGTGCTGCACCCGCGCAACCCCTACGTGCCGACCGTCCACATGAACGTGCGCCTGTTCGTGGCGCCGGCCCGCCACAGCGGCGAGTCCGACGTGTTCTGGTTCGGCGGCGGCATGGACCTGACGCCCTATTACCCCTACGAGGAAGACGCGCGGCATTTCCACCGGACCTGCCGCGACGCGCTGGCGCCTCACGGCGCGGACTACTACCCCCGCTACAAGAAGTGGTGCGACGAGTATTTCTTCCTCAAGCACCGCGGCGAAACGCGCGGCGTCGGCGGCATCTTCTTCGACGACCTGGATGAGGGCGGCTTCGACGCGGCCTTCGCCCTGGTGCGCGGCGTCGGCGACGCCTTCCTGCCCGCCTACATGCCCATCGTGGCCCTGCGCCGCGACCAGGCCTACGGCGAACGCGAGCGCGACTTCCAGGCCTACCGGCGCGGCCGCTACGTGGAATTCAACCTGGTCTACGACCGCGGCACGCTGTTCGGCCTGCAGTCCGGCGGCCGCACCGAATCCATCCTGCTGTCCATGCCGCCGCTGGCCCAGTGGCGCTACGACTGGCAGCCGGAAGCCGGCACGCCGGAAGCGGTATTGGCCGGCTACCTGAAGCCGCGGGAGTGGTTTTGA
- the purD gene encoding phosphoribosylamine--glycine ligase, with the protein MKLLVIGSGGREHALAWRLAQSPRVHKVYVAPGNGGTQGGSLENVALTSADELADFVQREGVALTVVGPEAPLAAGVVDTFRARGLKIFGPTKAAAQLESSKDYAKAFMVRHNIPTARYETFTDPAAAHAYIDREGAPIVIKADGLAAGKGVVVAATLEEAHAAVDAMLGDGSLGAAGARVVIEECLLGEEASFIVMVDGRHVLALATSQDHKRLRDGDEGPNTGGMGAYSPAPVVTPEMHHRIMREVILPTVQGMQRDGIPYTGFLYAGLMIAPGEDPDRPIKVLEFNCRMGDPETQPIMMRVKSDMLDVFEHAVAGTLDQADIVWDRRTALGVVLAAHNYPGTPRTGDVISGLPEGAADCMVFHAATQRDGATVKTSGGRVLCVTALGDSVRMARERVYETVNRVVFDGRQYRGDIGWRALKRAPAAAKPKAGS; encoded by the coding sequence ATGAAACTCCTGGTAATCGGCTCGGGCGGCCGCGAACATGCCCTCGCCTGGCGCCTCGCGCAATCCCCGCGCGTGCACAAGGTCTACGTGGCGCCCGGCAACGGCGGCACGCAAGGCGGCAGCCTTGAGAACGTCGCCCTGACCAGCGCCGACGAACTGGCCGATTTCGTCCAGCGCGAAGGCGTGGCCCTGACCGTCGTCGGCCCCGAGGCGCCGCTGGCGGCCGGCGTGGTCGACACCTTCCGCGCCCGCGGCCTGAAGATCTTCGGCCCCACCAAGGCCGCCGCGCAGTTGGAAAGCTCCAAGGACTACGCCAAGGCCTTCATGGTGCGGCACAACATCCCCACGGCCCGCTACGAAACCTTCACCGATCCCGCCGCCGCGCACGCCTATATCGACCGCGAGGGCGCGCCCATCGTGATCAAGGCCGACGGCCTGGCCGCCGGCAAGGGCGTGGTGGTCGCCGCCACCCTGGAAGAGGCCCACGCCGCCGTCGACGCCATGCTGGGCGACGGCTCCCTGGGCGCCGCCGGCGCGCGCGTGGTCATCGAGGAATGCCTGCTGGGCGAGGAAGCCAGCTTCATCGTCATGGTCGACGGCCGCCACGTGCTGGCGCTGGCCACCAGCCAGGACCACAAGCGCCTGCGCGACGGCGACGAAGGCCCCAACACCGGCGGCATGGGCGCCTATTCCCCGGCCCCGGTGGTCACCCCGGAAATGCATCACCGCATCATGCGCGAAGTGATCCTGCCCACCGTGCAGGGCATGCAGCGCGACGGCATCCCCTACACCGGCTTCCTCTACGCCGGCCTCATGATCGCGCCGGGCGAGGATCCCGACCGTCCGATCAAGGTGCTGGAGTTCAACTGCCGCATGGGCGACCCGGAAACCCAGCCCATCATGATGCGCGTGAAAAGCGACATGCTGGACGTGTTCGAGCACGCCGTGGCGGGCACCCTGGACCAGGCCGACATCGTGTGGGACCGCCGCACCGCCCTGGGCGTGGTGCTGGCCGCGCACAACTACCCCGGCACGCCGCGCACCGGCGACGTCATCTCCGGCCTGCCCGAGGGCGCCGCCGACTGCATGGTCTTCCATGCCGCCACCCAGCGCGACGGCGCCACCGTCAAGACCTCGGGCGGCCGCGTGCTGTGCGTGACGGCGCTGGGCGACTCGGTGCGCATGGCGCGCGAGCGCGTCTATGAAACCGTGAACCGCGTGGTGTTCGACGGCCGCCAGTACCGCGGCGACATCGGCTGGCGCGCGCTCAAGCGCGCCCCGGCCGCGGCCAAGCCCAAGGCGGGGTCGTGA
- a CDS encoding YebC/PmpR family DNA-binding transcriptional regulator: MAGHSKWANIQHRKGRQDAKRGKLWTKIIREITVAARAGGPDPDSNPRLRLAWDKATDANMPKDNVQRAIQRGAGGADGANYDEVRYEGYGIGGAAVIVDCMTDNRTRTVADVRHAFAKNGGNLGQEGSVAFMFKHCGQFIFAPGTPEDKVMEAALEAGAEDVVTDEEGVIEVITAPADYAAVRQAFDAAGLKAEVDGIVMKALNETELAGEDAVRMQKLLDALEALDDVQDVYTTAVLDEAQ; the protein is encoded by the coding sequence ATGGCCGGACACAGTAAATGGGCCAATATCCAGCACCGCAAGGGTCGCCAAGACGCCAAACGCGGCAAGCTGTGGACCAAGATCATTCGTGAAATCACCGTCGCCGCACGGGCCGGCGGCCCCGATCCGGACAGCAACCCCCGGCTGCGCCTGGCCTGGGACAAGGCCACCGACGCCAACATGCCCAAGGACAATGTCCAGCGCGCCATCCAGCGCGGCGCCGGCGGCGCCGACGGCGCCAACTACGACGAAGTCCGCTACGAGGGCTACGGCATCGGCGGCGCGGCGGTCATCGTCGACTGCATGACCGACAACCGCACCCGCACCGTCGCCGACGTGCGCCACGCCTTCGCCAAGAACGGCGGCAACCTGGGCCAGGAGGGCTCGGTGGCCTTCATGTTCAAGCACTGCGGCCAGTTCATCTTCGCCCCCGGCACGCCCGAGGACAAGGTCATGGAAGCCGCGCTGGAAGCCGGCGCCGAGGACGTCGTCACGGACGAGGAAGGCGTGATCGAGGTCATCACCGCCCCGGCCGACTACGCCGCCGTGCGCCAGGCCTTCGACGCCGCCGGCCTGAAGGCCGAAGTGGACGGCATCGTCATGAAGGCGCTGAACGAAACCGAACTGGCCGGCGAGGACGCCGTCCGGATGCAGAAACTGCTGGACGCGCTGGAAGCGCTGGACGACGTACAGGATGTCTATACGACGGCCGTACTCGACGAGGCGCAATAA